Proteins encoded together in one Vitis vinifera cultivar Pinot Noir 40024 chromosome 4, ASM3070453v1 window:
- the LOC100263254 gene encoding probable calcium-binding protein CML41: MGAEIVLKPARWFSNRSLRLSLHRRSPKSSSASSSPPSPSCSLQPKGNAKEDELKQVFRHFDSDGDGKISALELRAYFGSIQEYMSHEEAQAAINDLDTDGDNLLDFQDFVKLMQREDGNQEDLKRAFEMFELEKGSGCITPKGLQRMFNRLGDEKSYDECVAMIQVFDIDGNGVLDFQEFHQMMA, from the coding sequence ATGGGGGCGGAAATAGTTCTCAAACCAGCAAGGTGGTTCTCTAACAGGAGTCTCAGGTTAAGTCTCCATAGGCGTTCACCCAAGTCCAGCTCGGCGTCAAGCTCTCCTCCCTCCCCTTCGTGTTCCCTTCAGCCGAAAGGTAACGCAAAGGAGGATGAGCTGAAACAAGTTTTCCGACATTTTGACAGCGACGGGGATGGAAAGATCTCAGCACTAGAGCTTAGAGCCTATTTTGGATCCATTCAAGAATACATGTCACACGAAGAGGCTCAAGCAGCGATCAATGATCTGGACACGGACGGTGACAACCTGTTGGACTTTCAGGATTTTGTGAAGCTGATGCAAAGGGAAGACGGGAATCAGGAGGATCTTAAAAGGGCCTTTGAGATGTTCGAATTGGAGAAGGGGTCTGGGTGCATAACCCCCAAAGGCTTGCAAAGGATGTTCAATCGCCTGGGAGATGAGAAATCCTACGACGAGTGCGTCGCCATGATTCAAGTGTTCGATATAGATGGCAACGGAGTGCTGGATTTCCAGGAGTTTCATCAAATGATGGCTTAA